Proteins from a genomic interval of Clostridium sp. AN503:
- a CDS encoding IS110 family transposase, translating to MGIDLHKETHTAVMLDCWNTKLGEITFGNRPSEFPKLIRKVSRFVTEEKTAVYGLENAYGYGRALAVWLIEKGFHVKDVNTALSYAQRKSVPMYQKSDSYDAEAVALVLINMLDKLPDAIPDDKYWTLGQLVNRRDNICTHLHRLKNQLHEQLCMAYPSYKQFFSDISRATALYFFKEYPSPEHLLGKTAEELAEELRPVSHNNCSVKRAEKILNLVKSDGETRREHQESRDAITRSLVSDLEHYRAQLEEVNEAIESLLPEFNCTLTTMPGIDVITAANMLSEIGEITRFPSADKLAKFAGIAPVNFSSAGKGKDMCPKQGNRRLQAIFYFVAIQMIQVSINGTPRNKVFREYYLKRVAEGKNKQQALICVSRRLVNIVYGMLKNHTEYREPE from the coding sequence GTGGGGATTGACCTGCATAAGGAAACCCACACAGCGGTCATGCTGGACTGCTGGAATACGAAGCTGGGAGAGATTACGTTTGGTAATAGACCATCGGAGTTTCCGAAGCTGATCAGAAAAGTCAGCCGGTTTGTAACCGAAGAAAAGACGGCGGTCTATGGTTTGGAAAACGCCTATGGCTATGGACGTGCCCTGGCGGTATGGCTGATTGAAAAAGGATTCCATGTCAAGGATGTAAATACAGCATTGTCCTATGCCCAGAGAAAAAGCGTACCGATGTACCAGAAAAGCGACAGCTATGATGCAGAAGCGGTTGCTCTGGTACTGATCAATATGCTGGATAAGCTGCCGGACGCGATACCGGATGATAAGTATTGGACGCTGGGCCAGTTAGTGAACCGGCGGGATAATATCTGTACCCATCTGCACAGGCTGAAGAACCAGCTCCATGAGCAGCTTTGCATGGCATATCCCAGCTATAAGCAGTTTTTCAGCGATATCAGCCGTGCAACAGCATTATATTTTTTCAAGGAATATCCATCGCCGGAACATCTGCTGGGAAAGACAGCGGAGGAATTGGCAGAGGAGCTGCGCCCGGTCAGCCACAATAACTGCTCGGTCAAACGGGCGGAGAAGATACTGAATCTGGTTAAATCTGATGGCGAGACAAGACGAGAACACCAGGAGAGCCGTGATGCCATAACTCGGAGCTTAGTCAGCGATTTGGAGCATTACCGTGCCCAACTGGAGGAAGTAAATGAGGCAATCGAAAGCCTACTCCCGGAATTTAACTGCACCCTGACCACCATGCCGGGGATTGACGTGATAACGGCGGCGAATATGCTGTCAGAGATAGGCGAAATCACCCGATTCCCCAGTGCGGATAAGCTGGCGAAGTTCGCCGGGATAGCGCCAGTCAATTTTTCGTCGGCAGGGAAAGGAAAGGATATGTGCCCGAAGCAGGGAAACAGGCGGTTACAGGCGATTTTCTACTTTGTGGCAATCCAGATGATACAGGTTTCAATAAACGGGACTCCGAGAAATAAGGTATTCCGGGAGTATTATCTGAAGCGGGTTGCGGAAGGCAAAAATAAACAGCAGGCATTGATCTGTGTATCCCGGCGTTTGGTAAATATCGTGTATGGAATGCTGAAAAACCATACAGAATATCGGGAGCCGGAGTAA